The DNA region CCTCGGTGGCACTGGGGAGGAGGGCTAAACAAACCATGGAGCAAATCCTGAAAAGATCACAGCAACTGCTGCAAGGACTGCGATCGCCCTTGGGGTCGGCCATGGTCTTGTCCTTTGTGGTGCATTTGGCGGCCTTGCCTCTGTTGGCGGACTGGAATCCGGCCTCACCCCCCGAGGACGAGCGTAAAGTGGCCCTGTTGGAGCTGACCCCCGAGGAGTTGCAAGAGCTGCCGGCCTTTGCCCGGGAAGCGGCCGCCCAACCCCAAAATCCAACCGGCCTGACCAATCCCCCCAATGCCAACCCCAATTCCGGTAGTGCCAACGATCTGTTCAATCGCTTAGGTTTGGGCAGTTCGTCGCCGTCCGTTGGTCGCGGAGCCGCCGCTGATCCCTTCAATACCTTTGGTGGCGCAGCGGGTAACCAGGGTCGTTCCAACAGTCGCATGGGCGATCGGGCTACGAACCGGTTTGAGAATAATCCCAACAGCAACCTCTATAACAACCCCTATAACAACTCCTACATCAATCCCTATAACGATTACGCTGGCTGGGATCAGTTCCAAAATCCGCCCCCTCGCCCCAACGGTGGCGATCGCGGTCGTCGCGGCCGCCAGTCCAATGGCCAGTCCCGATCGCCCGCTGTCGCAACCCCTGCCACCGCCGCCGATCGCCTGGCCCAGTCCACCGCCAACGTTGCGATTGCCCAATTTCGAGATCAATGGCGAATGGCGGCCGGCCTCCAGTCCCTGGCCAGCGGTCTGAACCCGGAACCGACCGATCGCCCCGGTAACTACACCTTCAATCCAAACCTGGTGAGCAGCAACGCCACCCAAGGCCGCCTGAGCCAACTGGCCGATTGGGTGAAACGGGTCAACGATCTCCCCATGCGCAACGCAGATGGATCCCTGTTGCCGGGCACGGGCAAAGAATTAAACGGCGTTTTCCGCGACATGCTCACTGTCGGAGACTCCATTCAAAAGAAAGACACCCCGATTCAGTGGCGCAAATTTGCTGATCTGCGGGCTTGCACCACCCTGAGCGCCAACCCGCCCCAACCGATCCGCTTGGTTGTCTTGGTGGGCGATCGGGGATTGGTGGCCCCCGGTTTGAACCCCGTGCGGTTGGTGCAAAGCTCCGGCTACTCAGCCTTGGATGACGAGGCGATCGCCTTTTTGACCCAACAGCTCACCGGCAAAAAACTCTCCGATCGCCCGGGCTATCTCATCCACATCTACACCCTGACCTATCCCCCTTGTCGCGCCGCCAACCCCGACCCGACCCCTAGCCCCACATCTAGCCCCACGCCCGACCCCACACCTGGCCCCACATCCAGCCCCGCACCCACCACCGAAAGCCCCGCATCACCCTCCGGCGAGACCCCGGACTCCCCTCGCCCCTCGCCCTAGGCTTGCCCATCCGCCACGGTCAACCTTGCGCCATTCCTGCGGTCTTCAGCGCGCTGGAAACTGTTCTAGCGAGATTGCTCAACAAAACCCAAAACCCATTGTCCTAAGCGATCGCCCTGCGGCAGAGTCAGCCAACTGAGTACAATCAACCCACTTCCCTACTCAGGATTTTGCGAGAACTCTGAAATCGTAATGGCAACCAGCATTTTTCAATTCAGACAAAAAGATCGCCGTCCCTGGCTGCGGGTCATTCTGCAACTGCGCGGCTCCGTTGTGCCCACCATTGCACCCCGCGTGCTGCTTTGTGGAACCTTTGCCGCCATCATCAGTTGGCTACATGCCCTGAAAGTTCCCGTGGCCCAACCGGGCTGGGCAAATTTAATTCCCAGCGTGGTGCTGGGTTTGCTATTGGTTTTCCGTACTAATACCGCCTACGAACGATTCTGGGAAGGGCGCAAACTTTGGGGCGGAATTGTTAACACCTCCCGTAACCTGGGGCGACAAATTTGGGTGGCAATTGACGAACCAACACCGGAAGTGCGAGAGCAAAAGATCTCAGCTTTGAATCTCATTGCTGCCTTTGGCATTGCCACCAAGCAGCATTTACGGGGGGCATCCGTCACGGAAGCGGTTGCGGATTTGGTTGAGCCAAATGTGCTGGCCAATTTGCAAACCACGAATCACGCACCTATTGATTTATCGGTACGAATTGCCGCTTTTCTAGAAGAGCAGCGCGATCGCGGCAACCTCAACCCCTATCAACTGGCTTCCATGCACCGTCTGCTTGATGTGTTGGTGGATTCTTTGGGAGGTTGCGAGCGAATTTTGCGAACACCCATGCCCTTTGCCTATGCCATTCACTTGCGGCAATTGCTATTAATTTACTGCTTAATTCTGCCTTTTGAATTGGTGTCCAAGGTGGGTTGGTGGACAGGATTACTCGTTGCCATCATTTCTTTCACCCTATTTGGAATTGAAGAAATTGGCGAAGAAATCGAAAATCCCTTTGGCACGGATCCGAATGATTTGCCCCTAGATGCCATTTGCAACACCGTTCGCCAAAACATGCAAAATTTGACCACCCTGAATCCCCGGGAAGCCAATGCTCGGGCATTAGTAGATAACAGTTTTCAGTAATGGTTTCTGCTAGGGCGTAACCCAAGCTGGGTGGCAAGGCTTGGGGACAAAATTTAAGGAAAAATTGCAATAGTCCCAATCGTTCCAGATGGATTCTGGTTTCCCATGACCCATCACGTTTCTGCTTGGCTCGATCGCCTGGCCCTTTGGCTGCCGGGAACTTTTGAAAATCGGGAACAGGCCCTGGCGGATCCCACTTGGTATGTGGGTGTGCGGCTGTGGCATCGATCGGTCAGGGTCTTTGGTCCCGGCCACTTGGGGATTTATGCGGAACAGGCCAGCGCCCCCACCTTTGCCAAAATTTATCGCCCCAGGGTGTTCCAGATTTCTCCCACCTCTGATCCTGATTTTCCGCTGGCGGTGGCCTACTTTGCCCTGCGACAGCCGGAGCGGTGGCGCGGCGGGGGTTTGGATCCCGCTATTTTGGAACCCTTGACCTTGGCGGACTTGGAGCCACTGCCCGGTTGCCTGTTGCCCATGGCGGTTTTGGCAGAGGATGCAGGTTTCCGGGCCCAGCTTCCGCCCGATCGGCGTTGTTGTTTCCAGGCCGATGGGCAATTGCGCCAGGTGAGCTTGGGGTTTGAGGTGCGATCGGGCGAATTTCTCAGCTACGACAAGGGCATCGATCCCGACACAGGCAAACCGATTTGGGGGGCAATCATGGGCCCATTTCGCTATCGGCGCGTTGGCGATTAAGATGCGATCGCAGGGAGCCACTGCAACGAACTGCAACGGTTATCCGCTGTGGTCAGTGATCAGCCTTGCCCTCGCCATTGTTGGGATCGATTTTGATTCGCTCCGATAACCATTCATTCCTTTCAATCCTTACGAAATCCCCGATTAATCACACCATGACCCAAGTGTCTGAAGCGATCGCCCCCGCTGCTGATTTGGTGACCCTTGGCCGTTGGATGGCCGCCGACTTCAGCAACCAAGCCCAAGCGTTTGAAAATCCGCCCTTTTTCGCCCATATTCGGGTCTGTATGCGGCCCCTGCCGATCGCCCTGCTAGGCGGCATTAGTTTCTATGTGGAACAGGCCTATGATTACGCCCTCAACCAGCCCTATCGTGTGCGGGTGTTGAAGTTGATTGAGGTGGATGGGCAAATCCAAATTGAAAACTATGCCGTTGCCCATGAGCAGGAATTTTTTGGTGCTTCTCGACAGCCCGATCGCCTGCAAGCGCTGACGGCCGATCGCCTGGAGCGGCTCTGTCACTGCAATTTTTTGGTGAGCCGGACAGGGCAAACCTTCACGGGCCAGGTGGAACCCGGCAAGGCCTGCATGGTCACGCGCAAGGGCAAGGAAACCTACTTGGATAGTCAGTTTGAAATCACAGCCGATCGATTTGTGAGCTGGGATCGGGGCCGCGACCCGGAAACCGATGAGCATGTGTGGGGTGCGGTGGCCGGGCCCTTTGACTTTGTGAAGGTGGCCAGCTTTGCCGATGAGGTGGTGGCTCCCTAGGGCGATGTGGCAGCGGGGAAGGGTGATCGATCGCCACGGTCGGCTTTCCCTGCGCCAAAATGATTGCCATCAGTTCCGCTGTGCTGGGCGACGGTGGAAGCCTGAGTGAGCTGCCTTGACCATGTTCAGTGCGCGGCTCCTCCGTTTTTGGGGTGGCCGCTCGACTTCGATCAATCTCGATAATTAATGTCCATCCGATCACTCCTGCGCTGGTTTTTATTGGGGTTGCTGTTGCCGCTGGCGTTTTTGAACGGCTGGATGTTGCTTCAGGTCTTCAATTACTTTCAGTCCCTGCTGTCTGCCTTCGTGGTGGCCACGCTGGTGTCCTTTCTGTTGGACTATCCCGTGCGGTGGCTGGAAGCGCAGGGAAAACGCTGGCATGTGCGGCGGGAATTTGCGGTGTTGGCGATCGTCCTGTTGACCTTGGGGATTGTGGGTCTGTTGGGGCTAACGCTGGCTCCGGTGCTCTATGACCAATTTGCCGCTTTTGCTAATGGGTTGCCCGGTTGGGTGGCTTCGAGTCGGCAACAGCTTGAAAACCTGTCTAATTGGGCCATTGCCAAGCGGCTCCCGATCGACCTTCAACAGTTGGGAACCCAGGCGATCGCCCAATTCTCAGCCCAAATTCAAAACCTAACCACCCAACTGGTGAGCCTGTTGGTGCAAATGGCTGGGCGGGCCTTTGATGCTCTGATTGCGATGGTGTTGGCGGTTTATTTGCTGTTGCGGGGCGAGCAATTTTGGGATGGTTTTTTTAGTTGGTTGCCGCCCGAACGACGGGAGCAGGTGCGCCAATGTTTTCGCCAAAATTTCCAAAATTACTACGCCGGTCAAGCGGCTTTGGCCACCACGATCGGGGTGGCCATGGTGTTGCTCTTTCTGATGCTGCAAGTGCCGTTTGGGTTGCTGTTTGGTCTGGGCATTGGGGTCATGACGCTAGTGCCCTTTGGCGCGGGAATCAGCATTGTGGTGGTGAGCTTGCTGTTAGCGGTCAAGAGTTTTTGGCTGGGGCTACAGGTGCTTTTGTTGGCTTTTTTGGTGGATCAAATTATTGAAAATACGGTTGCTCCGCGTCTGCTGGGGCAATTTACGGGGCTGAACCCAGTTTGGGTGCTGTTGTCCCTGTTGGCGGGGGCTAAGGTGGGTGGCTTGTTGGGGGTGGTTTTGGCGGTTCCGTTGGCGGGAACGATCAAAAGCGCGATCGAACTGTGGCGATCGCCCAATCATGGCTGGACTTTGGCAACTGATTCCGCCTTGCCCGTCAAAACCGCTCGACCCGATCGCCCAGTGCAACCCACGCCCGATCGCTGAGAGTCGGGCCGCAGGATTTTGGAAAGCTAAAGTGCTGAGTCTCTCCAGGCTTCTGGGTTGCTGCAAATCTGGTTGCTGCAAATTGACGGCCTAGCCTGTTCCTCAATCCTCAACTCTCAATCTTCAAATCGCTGAACAGCGAGCACCGCATTTTGGCCGCCAAACCCAAACGCAAAACAAAGGGTTCGATCGACATGTCGGGCGATCGAGGTTTGCAGCCAAAACCCGGCAAATTCTGGATCCTGCAATCCCACCGTGGGCGGCAACTGGCCAGACTCGATCGCCAAAAGACAAAACGCAACGCCCAAGGCACTGGAAGCCCCCAGCGTATGGCCGGTGGCTCCTTTGGTGGAACTCACGGGCGGTTGCTGGGGAAAAAGATCTTGAATTAAATTGGCTTCCTGAGCATCATTCAGCTTGGTGGCCGTGCCGTGGGCGTGGATATAGTCCACCTGTTCCGGTCGCCAGCCGCTACGTTTCAGGGCCCAATGCACCGCAACCCGAGCCGATCGCCCCGTTGGATCCGGCGCACTGAGGTGATAAGCATCGGTGCTGAAGCCGGCCCCTAAAATTTCTCCATAGATTTTGGCTCCGCGCGATCGGGCCAGGTCGGCCGCTTCCAACACCAGCAGCGCCGCCCCTTCTCCCAACACCAGCCCCTCGCGCGATCGGTCAAAGGGATAGGAACCCGTGGCCGCCAGGGCCCCCATTTGGGCAAACCCCGCCAAAGTCAGGGGCGTAATCGGGGCTTCCACGGCTCCCGCCAAGACCCGATCGCACCAGCCTTCCCGAATTAAGTCCGCTCCCCGGGCGATCGCGCTGATCCCGGTCGTGCAGGCAGTCATCGGAGCCAGCAGCGGGCCCCCTGCCCCCAATTGCTGGGCGATCCGCACCGCTGGGCCGTGGGGCAAATGCCTTAACCATTGATCATCCAAGGGGCGTTGCCCGGCGGCGTATTGCTCCAAAACTCCCTGATAGCTGCGGCTGGATCCCACACAAACCCCCAGCCGTTGGGCTGGTTGATTCAGTGCTGACCCAGATCCCGACTGCAACTCCGAGCCGGTTGCATCTGCCCAGGCCGCTGCACTGGTGCGATCGATCAAATGCGTTAAGTCAACGGGTTGGGACTGCGCCTGGGAATTGACTGCTTGGGAATTCACTCGCGAGCCAAGCAGGGCGATCGGGCGAGGTGGAATCGCTGTAAAGGGTTGATGCCACTGAATTGCCGATTGACCGGCCAGGAGCGATCGCCAGGTTGATGAGCGATCGCCCAAGGCCGACATCAGCCCAATACCTGTTACCACCACCCGCCGCACAGTGAACTCAGAAATGGTTTAAGGCGTGGTTTTCAGATTTTCCAGACCTGCCGTGACGCTGGCTTTTTCAATGCGATCGCCCTGTTGCACCTGGTCGATCGTCTCCATGCCTTTGGTCACATAGCCAAACACCGCATAACTACCATCCAACGGCGTTAACTCCGCCAGCGCAAAGTAAAACTGCGACGAGGCAGAATCCGGCGACATCGATCGCGCCATGGCCACCGCGCCCCGCTTGTGGGTTAAAACCGGTGTTTCTGCAATGCCCAAATCGGGGAACGTCGCACTATAAACCGGTTGGGCTTGACCCTTTGGCTTAATTTCGAGGGGAATGGTGCGCTCGCGGCCCGTTTTGGGATCCGTGAAACCGCTCATCCCCAACTCCGTGATCGGAACCTTGGGATCCTTGCTGCGCGGGTCGCCCCCTTGCACCACAAAGGGCACCGGCTCCCGCACCACCCGATGGAACATCAAGCCGTCATATACCCCACGGTTCACCAAATCCACAAAATTTCCGGCCGTGATGGGTGCGTTGGTGCCGTCCACCTCAATTTCCACCGGCTGACCCTTGATGGTCATGGTCACGGTTGCTTTTCCGGTTAACTGGGGCAAACCGGCGGGCAACTGGGCCGGCGTGGCGGCAACCGACGGCGCGGGGCTGCTCACTTGGCGACTATCGGCCGGCTGGCCAGCACAGCCCGCGGTCGAAAAAACCAGCAACGCGGCAATCGGGGCCAGCCATAGCCCCCGGAATGCTTTGGCGCAGGTTTTCATCCAGTAGGTTGCTAAATAGTTCATCGTTACAGACCCTCCAGCGGCACACGCAGAAACTTGGCCAAAGCGGCTCCTTCCGTTTCCAGTGCCGTCAAGGACAGGGGTTGGCCCACACGGGTTAGGGGAACATCGCGCATATTCTTCACTCGCAGGTACAAGGCCCGCCGGGGGTTAATCCCTTCCTTGAGGTCTACGCGCACGGATTGAATCGCGCTCAGGTCGCAGGTGAGCTTCACTTCACGATTTTTGCCGGGATAGCCCCAGCGAAAAATGGTGGCTTTACCCGTGGTGCGATCGAACTCGTTATAACCACCGCCCACGTTCCAGCGAATGGTTAACCACAGATAGGTGGCCAGCAGTGATCCGGCAGTGCCATACAGCCCCATCACCAGTCCTTGGGGGACAAACACGAGCTTGGTGGGGTCTGAGAACAACAGCAGATTCACGCCCAGGTAGCTCGACAAACCGGCAAGCAAAAAGCCCGTAGCGCCGATGGTGACGATCGTGGCGATCGCATAGCTACTGAGACGGCGCGCGCCGACAATCTCCGTCCGCAACAGGCGATCGGATTGGGGATCGGTGGAGACAGTCATAGGTGTATGGCTTAAAAATTGCTTGTGTATCGAAAACAGGTGTGGGAACGCAGGGGGGATGAAACGCTTGTTTGCCCCAAACTGCTGGCTCAGACCGGCCATGATTTGATCGGGCCCGGTTGCTCCATCAGGAACCGTCCCTTCAACAGTCTAAGCAAACTTGGCAGATTCCTAAAAATCTTGGCGAAAGACAACGATCCGAGAATGGCTAACAAACATTAAGCATAATTACTTATTTTTTCTTAACGAAGGTCTTAGATTGGGGGAAATGAAAAAAATCGCAACAGCGCGATCACCCGGAGCCGCGAACTCGGTGATCGTGACTTGGCGCTGAATCGCGATCGGGCTGCGAGATTGACCACCCATGGGCTGTGGATTGGCATGGGAATTGGCAGTGGTCTGTTACGGATTGGCAGTGGTCTGTTACGGAGCCGTGCGTTGATCCCCGCAATTCTTAAATTAGTCTGAAGTTGATCGGAAGGGTTTCCGCCGCCCGTGATCCCGCCAGCGGGCCCGATTGACGCGATTCGCCTGGGTTTGATCAACTCCGTTACGAGATTCCCCACCCCCCCGATCGCCCCTTCAATTATCATGAGATTTGTAATCGATGTGATCGTTCGACTAAACCCTGGAAACCAGTCCAAATTTTCTGATTTGGTTGCCAGACTTGCGATCGCCCTACCCTCACCCGAAATGAGTGTGGTAGGTTAAGAAAAATTAACCGATCTCAGCAATCGATGGCATCGGCAACGGCGCTCTTCTGGGTGGAAGTGCAACTCATGCCCCAACCCCCTGCGGATTCTCATCGTTGCCCAGGCCCCGATCGCGAGACGGGTCAAAATTCTACGGAACCGGAAGTGCTTCAAACCCGCCTCACGACCGTA from Limnothrix sp. FACHB-406 includes:
- a CDS encoding AI-2E family transporter, with protein sequence MSIRSLLRWFLLGLLLPLAFLNGWMLLQVFNYFQSLLSAFVVATLVSFLLDYPVRWLEAQGKRWHVRREFAVLAIVLLTLGIVGLLGLTLAPVLYDQFAAFANGLPGWVASSRQQLENLSNWAIAKRLPIDLQQLGTQAIAQFSAQIQNLTTQLVSLLVQMAGRAFDALIAMVLAVYLLLRGEQFWDGFFSWLPPERREQVRQCFRQNFQNYYAGQAALATTIGVAMVLLFLMLQVPFGLLFGLGIGVMTLVPFGAGISIVVVSLLLAVKSFWLGLQVLLLAFLVDQIIENTVAPRLLGQFTGLNPVWVLLSLLAGAKVGGLLGVVLAVPLAGTIKSAIELWRSPNHGWTLATDSALPVKTARPDRPVQPTPDR
- a CDS encoding chromophore lyase CpcT/CpeT, which produces MTHHVSAWLDRLALWLPGTFENREQALADPTWYVGVRLWHRSVRVFGPGHLGIYAEQASAPTFAKIYRPRVFQISPTSDPDFPLAVAYFALRQPERWRGGGLDPAILEPLTLADLEPLPGCLLPMAVLAEDAGFRAQLPPDRRCCFQADGQLRQVSLGFEVRSGEFLSYDKGIDPDTGKPIWGAIMGPFRYRRVGD
- a CDS encoding bestrophin family protein, encoding MATSIFQFRQKDRRPWLRVILQLRGSVVPTIAPRVLLCGTFAAIISWLHALKVPVAQPGWANLIPSVVLGLLLVFRTNTAYERFWEGRKLWGGIVNTSRNLGRQIWVAIDEPTPEVREQKISALNLIAAFGIATKQHLRGASVTEAVADLVEPNVLANLQTTNHAPIDLSVRIAAFLEEQRDRGNLNPYQLASMHRLLDVLVDSLGGCERILRTPMPFAYAIHLRQLLLIYCLILPFELVSKVGWWTGLLVAIISFTLFGIEEIGEEIENPFGTDPNDLPLDAICNTVRQNMQNLTTLNPREANARALVDNSFQ
- a CDS encoding photosystem I assembly protein Ycf4, which produces MTVSTDPQSDRLLRTEIVGARRLSSYAIATIVTIGATGFLLAGLSSYLGVNLLLFSDPTKLVFVPQGLVMGLYGTAGSLLATYLWLTIRWNVGGGYNEFDRTTGKATIFRWGYPGKNREVKLTCDLSAIQSVRVDLKEGINPRRALYLRVKNMRDVPLTRVGQPLSLTALETEGAALAKFLRVPLEGL
- a CDS encoding beta-ketoacyl-ACP synthase encodes the protein MRRVVVTGIGLMSALGDRSSTWRSLLAGQSAIQWHQPFTAIPPRPIALLGSRVNSQAVNSQAQSQPVDLTHLIDRTSAAAWADATGSELQSGSGSALNQPAQRLGVCVGSSRSYQGVLEQYAAGQRPLDDQWLRHLPHGPAVRIAQQLGAGGPLLAPMTACTTGISAIARGADLIREGWCDRVLAGAVEAPITPLTLAGFAQMGALAATGSYPFDRSREGLVLGEGAALLVLEAADLARSRGAKIYGEILGAGFSTDAYHLSAPDPTGRSARVAVHWALKRSGWRPEQVDYIHAHGTATKLNDAQEANLIQDLFPQQPPVSSTKGATGHTLGASSALGVAFCLLAIESGQLPPTVGLQDPEFAGFWLQTSIARHVDRTLCFAFGFGGQNAVLAVQRFED
- a CDS encoding chromophore lyase CpcT/CpeT, whose protein sequence is MTQVSEAIAPAADLVTLGRWMAADFSNQAQAFENPPFFAHIRVCMRPLPIALLGGISFYVEQAYDYALNQPYRVRVLKLIEVDGQIQIENYAVAHEQEFFGASRQPDRLQALTADRLERLCHCNFLVSRTGQTFTGQVEPGKACMVTRKGKETYLDSQFEITADRFVSWDRGRDPETDEHVWGAVAGPFDFVKVASFADEVVAP
- a CDS encoding peptidylprolyl isomerase, whose protein sequence is MNYLATYWMKTCAKAFRGLWLAPIAALLVFSTAGCAGQPADSRQVSSPAPSVAATPAQLPAGLPQLTGKATVTMTIKGQPVEIEVDGTNAPITAGNFVDLVNRGVYDGLMFHRVVREPVPFVVQGGDPRSKDPKVPITELGMSGFTDPKTGRERTIPLEIKPKGQAQPVYSATFPDLGIAETPVLTHKRGAVAMARSMSPDSASSQFYFALAELTPLDGSYAVFGYVTKGMETIDQVQQGDRIEKASVTAGLENLKTTP